The genomic segment CGGTTCACCTTGCTCTGCTCGGGGATGGAGTTGTGCATGATCTCAAGGAAGAAGTTGTCCTCGCCCATTATGTCCCTGTATAGGAAAGCCCGCTCAAGCGCCTCCTTCTCCCGTCCCTCCAGCAGGAGGGCGGGGATCTCGCCGGCCAGGCAGGCGGACGAGGCTATGAGCCCCTTCTTGTACCTCTCCAGCAGTCCGTGGTCGATCCTGGGCTTGCTGTAGAAGCCGTCGGTATAGGCTATCGAACATAGTTTGACGAGGTTGTGATAACCTTCCTCGTTCTCGGCGAGCAAGAGCAGATGGTGGGTCCTCCCCCG from the Synergistaceae bacterium genome contains:
- a CDS encoding PHP domain-containing protein encodes the protein MAREFVHLHVHTEYSLLDGAIRCRDLASKTAEFGMPAVAMTDHGAMYGVVDFYESCLAAGVKPIIGCEVYVAADGHMSRDRRGRTHHLLLLAENEEGYHNLVKLCSIAYTDGFYSKPRIDHGLLERYKKGLIASSACLAGEIPALLLEGREKEALERAFLYRDIMGEDNFFLEIMHNSIPEQSKVNR